A genomic window from Paucibacter sp. KCTC 42545 includes:
- a CDS encoding secretin N-terminal domain-containing protein: MKIKNHRSHGQAALLAISAAVLSGCAVTGSQVDTRAALAEKTISDIPNPAAVLRDAQEPPFLRIKGNYLGSEAIPLRSGISLPAKFNKVSLNFGRSEGHFVEAARNVRESTGLAVRFNHDIYTNLAQSSGASAQAVAPVTAPVMAMGSISVTQAAPNGGPLPANLAATRTQGQAAQTLPMPSQPTQIPAQTMVPLNFNGDLSDYLNLIAGAAGLSWDYSNGEIYFYRLMTRTFSVDLLPQAIDVSDVTSGGGQTSLGSQSGGNSSGGSSTASNTSTSSLSSKFEPWNDYIEAVRGMLSPSGKVTPNRATGTFVVTDSKSIVDRIGSFINSENSKLRTRVDIEIRTITFVVNEGTNLGADFNVLYKALNANGAAGWGLVVSPPAGVAGGDFGSPGSLSFKDTGGGGRYDGSKVSLSALDAYGKIVNEKTSIIHARNRAPAVVLDVTDFSYLASTTPATGGGTAGGTGVPGLTPGMVTYGSFFTIIPNVSDNGTVILSFSNTESKLTGKPQFATGEGATFQQITAPTLSRGKNATDLVIPKGATEISVSNTSDNWSNQSNVGIGGASTNRNHSRTLTITLVTPHILPGV, encoded by the coding sequence ATGAAAATTAAAAACCATCGTTCGCATGGTCAGGCCGCGCTTTTGGCAATTTCCGCCGCTGTCTTGAGCGGCTGCGCCGTCACAGGTAGCCAGGTTGACACGCGCGCGGCCCTGGCTGAAAAAACCATTTCTGACATTCCCAATCCTGCGGCCGTTCTCAGGGACGCACAAGAACCGCCGTTCTTGCGCATTAAAGGGAACTACCTCGGTTCGGAGGCGATCCCATTACGGTCGGGCATTTCGTTACCCGCGAAGTTCAATAAGGTTTCGCTTAACTTCGGCCGCTCTGAAGGGCATTTTGTCGAGGCCGCGCGCAATGTACGTGAATCGACGGGCCTCGCTGTCCGGTTCAATCACGACATTTACACGAACCTGGCGCAGTCGAGCGGGGCGAGTGCGCAGGCTGTTGCGCCGGTTACTGCGCCAGTTATGGCCATGGGGTCAATTTCGGTCACGCAAGCGGCCCCCAATGGCGGGCCGTTGCCTGCAAACCTGGCGGCGACTCGCACCCAAGGCCAGGCGGCGCAAACTTTACCAATGCCGAGCCAGCCCACACAGATACCGGCTCAGACAATGGTGCCGCTCAATTTCAACGGCGACTTGTCGGATTACTTGAATCTGATTGCAGGGGCTGCGGGTTTGAGTTGGGATTATTCAAACGGCGAAATTTATTTTTACCGTCTGATGACCCGCACTTTCTCGGTTGATTTGCTGCCGCAAGCAATTGACGTTTCTGATGTTACGAGCGGCGGCGGCCAAACTTCGCTTGGCTCGCAATCTGGCGGTAATAGCAGCGGTGGCTCTTCCACGGCAAGCAATACGTCTACCTCTAGTCTGTCTAGCAAATTCGAGCCCTGGAATGATTATATCGAGGCCGTTCGCGGTATGTTGTCGCCATCTGGGAAAGTAACACCGAACCGCGCAACGGGGACATTTGTTGTCACCGACTCAAAAAGTATTGTTGACCGAATCGGTTCTTTCATCAACTCCGAAAATTCGAAGCTGCGCACTCGCGTAGACATTGAAATTAGGACTATTACTTTTGTGGTCAACGAGGGAACGAATCTCGGCGCCGACTTTAATGTTCTCTATAAGGCGTTGAATGCTAACGGTGCGGCAGGCTGGGGCCTGGTGGTTTCACCGCCTGCTGGTGTCGCTGGTGGTGACTTTGGTTCGCCGGGTTCTCTGTCTTTCAAAGATACGGGCGGCGGTGGTCGATATGACGGGTCGAAAGTCTCGCTTTCAGCGCTTGATGCTTATGGAAAGATCGTGAATGAAAAAACGTCGATCATTCACGCTAGAAATCGCGCGCCTGCGGTCGTTTTGGATGTGACCGACTTCAGCTATCTCGCAAGCACGACACCGGCAACAGGTGGCGGCACGGCTGGCGGTACGGGCGTTCCTGGTTTGACCCCTGGAATGGTTACTTATGGCTCATTCTTCACCATTATTCCGAATGTTTCGGATAACGGCACGGTGATTTTGAGCTTCAGTAACACGGAATCGAAATTGACGGGCAAGCCTCAGTTTGCGACTGGTGAAGGTGCCACGTTCCAGCAAATCACGGCCCCAACACTATCGCGCGGTAAAAACGCGACTGATTTGGTTATTCCGAAGGGCGCGACAGAAATAAGCGTTAGCAATACTAGTGATAACTGGTCGAATCAAAGTAATGTTGGGATCGGCGGCGCAAGCACAAACCGCAATCATTCTCGGACGCTGACAATTACCCTTGTCACTCCACATATTCTGCCTGGCGTTTAA
- a CDS encoding Blp family class II bacteriocin, with the protein MKELDQLQLSMVAGGDHWGRETAEGSIEEDDYATGENGISSTSWQSSSGMGMGTCVAVTSITGTVIGAVIGGVAGALPSGGIGAPAGANIGARFGRAGGFLAAAFVCAN; encoded by the coding sequence ATGAAAGAACTTGATCAACTGCAACTTTCCATGGTCGCTGGTGGCGATCACTGGGGGCGTGAGACTGCCGAAGGCTCCATCGAAGAGGACGACTACGCGACAGGCGAAAATGGCATTTCGAGCACTAGTTGGCAGTCATCCAGCGGGATGGGCATGGGCACATGTGTCGCAGTGACATCGATTACCGGTACCGTCATCGGTGCCGTCATCGGTGGCGTCGCCGGCGCTCTCCCCTCTGGTGGAATTGGTGCTCCAGCTGGCGCAAACATCGGCGCACGATTCGGCCGAGCTGGCGGATTCCTCGCCGCAGCATTTGTCTGCGCCAACTGA
- the pilP gene encoding type IV pilus biogenesis protein PilP: MKTKQIAKLSLCLAVGSSCLVGGVSATETAADKLAALQAQRALNKVRLDVAKQEAEIVEANQKKGAASPPPAAPPPRSPSNSAPVEMPAPSLVSITSVGEQVSATVISAGIRKTARVGESLPGGWLVTGLKSSSVTVSRGSQVVTLRL; this comes from the coding sequence ATGAAAACAAAACAAATCGCCAAATTGTCGTTGTGCCTGGCTGTTGGTTCCTCCTGTCTGGTCGGTGGTGTATCGGCCACAGAAACCGCCGCCGATAAGCTCGCGGCATTGCAAGCTCAGCGTGCGCTGAACAAAGTTCGTCTTGATGTGGCGAAACAAGAGGCCGAGATTGTCGAGGCCAACCAAAAGAAGGGGGCGGCAAGCCCTCCACCGGCTGCGCCGCCGCCGCGCTCGCCCAGCAACTCGGCGCCGGTAGAAATGCCCGCGCCTTCCCTGGTGTCGATCACAAGCGTGGGCGAGCAGGTTTCCGCGACCGTCATCAGCGCGGGGATTCGCAAAACGGCGCGGGTCGGTGAGTCCCTGCCGGGCGGCTGGCTTGTCACGGGCTTGAAGAGCTCCAGCGTGACGGTTTCCCGTGGTTCGCAAGTTGTCACGCTGAGGCTCTAA
- a CDS encoding IS3 family transposase (programmed frameshift), with product MKKSRFTEEQIIGFLKQAEAGMPIKELCRQGGFSDATFYKWRAKYGGMQATDAKRLRELEGENAKLKRLLAEAHLDIHALKGRLRRKALAPQVRRDAATQMIAQHHLSERRACRLVGLSRDSYRNPPVVDEATQQLSAKIVEIAQVRRRFGYRRIHDVLRPQFPGVNHKRVYRLYSQAQLAVRKRKKIRRAASERVPLTVPTRVNEVWSMDFVSDSLANGRRIKCLTVADDFTHECVDIAVDYGISGQYVTRLLDRAAIFRGYPAAVRTDNGPEFTCRAFIAWAQAHDVRHILIQPGRPMQNGYIESFNGKFRDECLNEHWFQTLPQARSEIAIWRQDYNEVRPHSSLGRIPPAEFAQRHRTKNQAPPATRNEIK from the exons ATGAAGAAGAGCAGATTTACTGAGGAACAAATCATTGGGTTCCTGAAGCAGGCCGAGGCCGGCATGCCGATCAAGGAGCTGTGCCGGCAAGGCGGCTTCAGCGACGCCACGTTCTACAAGTGGCGGGCCAAGTACGGCGGCATGCAGGCCACGGATGCCAAGCGACTGCGCGAGCTCGAAGGCGAGAACGCCAAGCTCAAGCGCCTGCTGGCAGAGGCCCACCTGGACATCCACGCGCTCAAGG GACGTCTTCGGCGTAAAGCCCTAGCCCCGCAGGTCAGGCGCGACGCGGCGACCCAGATGATTGCCCAGCACCATCTGTCCGAACGCCGCGCGTGCCGCCTGGTGGGGCTCTCCAGAGACAGCTATCGCAACCCGCCCGTGGTCGATGAGGCCACGCAGCAACTCAGCGCCAAGATCGTCGAGATCGCACAGGTGCGGCGCCGCTTCGGCTATCGCCGCATCCATGACGTGCTGCGCCCACAGTTCCCAGGCGTCAATCACAAGCGCGTCTATCGGTTGTACAGCCAGGCGCAGTTGGCGGTGCGCAAGCGCAAGAAGATCAGACGGGCAGCCAGCGAGCGCGTGCCGCTCACCGTGCCGACCCGAGTCAATGAGGTGTGGAGCATGGACTTCGTTTCCGACAGCCTGGCCAATGGCCGGCGTATCAAGTGCCTGACTGTGGCCGACGACTTCACGCACGAGTGTGTGGACATCGCCGTGGACTACGGCATCTCGGGCCAGTACGTGACGCGGTTGCTGGACCGGGCCGCGATCTTCAGGGGCTACCCTGCGGCGGTGAGAACCGACAACGGGCCGGAGTTCACCTGCCGGGCCTTCATCGCTTGGGCGCAAGCTCACGACGTGCGGCACATCCTCATCCAGCCAGGGCGGCCCATGCAGAACGGCTACATCGAGAGCTTCAACGGCAAGTTCCGCGACGAGTGCTTGAACGAGCACTGGTTCCAGACGCTGCCGCAGGCGCGCTCGGAGATCGCCATCTGGCGGCAGGACTACAACGAGGTGAGGCCGCACAGCAGCCTGGGTCGGATACCGCCGGCCGAGTTCGCGCAGCGCCACCGCACCAAGAACCAGGCGCCACCGGCTACACGCAACGAGATCAAGTAA
- a CDS encoding toxin-activating lysine-acyltransferase has translation MDVVVRDFDVIKEIGVPNPTLALSYLRTYWAVRRLRRDELRVPLSRFLLKQARAKEQRNAELNFDMHGRIGRYIQGGKNDDRSPLENLVLRDKVTDIIETQLQCGEILFGLASSENYSKILLGQAWDLSRTAVSLKQFKVYRGVDGRPTGVLVWLWISDATAERVSFDANARIHPSEWNEGSSLWFRNLAASSLSAEEIAADLSGGLFPTAPMCRISTYSGKLDRSVATSVAGEARGALREWLVNQFNQNQAT, from the coding sequence ATGGATGTAGTTGTGAGAGATTTTGACGTTATCAAAGAAATCGGCGTGCCGAACCCGACTTTGGCCCTAAGTTACCTTAGGACATACTGGGCAGTTCGCAGGCTGCGAAGAGATGAGCTCCGGGTACCATTGTCTCGATTCTTGTTAAAGCAGGCGAGAGCAAAAGAGCAACGGAATGCAGAGCTCAATTTTGATATGCATGGTCGAATTGGTCGGTACATACAGGGTGGAAAAAATGATGATCGCTCGCCACTTGAAAACTTGGTACTACGAGATAAAGTTACCGACATAATCGAAACGCAACTGCAATGCGGAGAGATTTTGTTCGGATTGGCCTCAAGCGAGAACTATTCAAAAATACTTCTTGGCCAGGCTTGGGATTTATCCCGAACAGCCGTTTCGCTGAAGCAGTTTAAAGTATATCGAGGTGTCGATGGACGTCCTACCGGAGTCTTGGTTTGGCTCTGGATATCTGATGCAACTGCTGAACGTGTTTCGTTTGATGCCAATGCGCGGATACATCCGTCCGAATGGAACGAAGGATCTAGCCTTTGGTTTAGGAACCTTGCAGCATCCAGTCTGTCGGCTGAGGAAATTGCCGCCGATCTATCTGGGGGGCTGTTTCCTACGGCGCCAATGTGTAGAATTTCAACATATTCTGGAAAACTGGATAGAAGCGTGGCAACGAGCGTAGCTGGCGAGGCTCGTGGTGCTTTGCGCGAGTGGCTCGTTAATCAGTTTAATCAGAATCAAGCAACGTAG
- a CDS encoding TraB/GumN family protein, whose protein sequence is MKQDESKVNSFLSWALTFVFEIVVLILLAACLVTSCSAQTVHLLRSENGAGYLVLSTHGAAPKFKLPSSWISAISESERLCIEMQQPSSARQAKDVYSRLARKSIAAEQASNTNTPRRREIRANLIAKLIQAIGAKPAAAKEFELFSDYYLADAVLSTTPIGPLGISPDQQLVDAKPWADLCFLEDYEAAMSFGTKLNPAEALTYLRHAHHVLSSHDFKNTLDLHAARSIDAWVAQDISGLCSLESEYSRSNGIEAVQKNTITARNKNLARAILRELRSAHSTLFLVGAHHECGDRDSLTSELQRIGVQVTVYEGATEIQ, encoded by the coding sequence ATGAAACAAGATGAAAGTAAAGTTAATAGCTTCTTGTCGTGGGCGTTGACGTTTGTATTCGAAATCGTCGTCCTTATCTTACTTGCTGCTTGCCTTGTAACCAGCTGTAGTGCGCAGACTGTACATTTATTAAGATCGGAAAATGGCGCCGGCTACCTTGTACTATCGACCCATGGCGCCGCGCCAAAATTCAAGCTACCCTCCAGTTGGATCTCAGCAATCAGCGAATCTGAGCGCCTTTGCATTGAGATGCAGCAACCAAGCTCCGCCAGGCAAGCCAAGGACGTTTATTCGCGGCTCGCACGTAAATCAATAGCGGCTGAGCAAGCCAGCAATACAAATACTCCTAGGCGACGTGAAATACGAGCCAATCTGATTGCAAAGTTGATCCAGGCCATTGGCGCAAAACCAGCCGCAGCAAAAGAGTTTGAATTGTTTTCGGACTACTACCTTGCAGATGCGGTCCTTAGCACTACGCCGATCGGTCCACTCGGAATAAGTCCGGATCAGCAACTCGTGGACGCCAAGCCTTGGGCTGACCTATGCTTTCTGGAAGATTACGAGGCCGCGATGTCCTTTGGGACAAAATTGAATCCGGCTGAGGCACTAACGTATCTCCGACATGCGCACCATGTTTTATCGAGTCATGACTTCAAAAACACCCTAGATTTGCATGCGGCACGGAGCATTGACGCGTGGGTAGCTCAGGATATAAGCGGCTTGTGCTCTTTGGAGAGTGAATACTCTAGGTCAAATGGCATTGAAGCTGTACAAAAAAATACCATTACTGCGCGAAATAAAAATCTTGCAAGGGCAATTTTAAGAGAGCTGCGCTCAGCGCACAGCACCTTATTTCTAGTCGGCGCACACCATGAGTGTGGTGATCGCGATTCGCTAACTAGCGAACTACAACGTATTGGTGTACAAGTTACCGTTTATGAGGGCGCAACCGAGATCCAGTAA